One window of Syngnathus acus chromosome 16, fSynAcu1.2, whole genome shotgun sequence genomic DNA carries:
- the LOC119135906 gene encoding zinc finger protein 236-like isoform X1 gives MPRGRPRKLRVKSNDGTDANENKAEGFNDGEFKDKKCTICSQIFTTESQLQRHLREHEVNDKPHRCDQCPQTFNVEFNLTLHKSTHTTSNFTCPVCNKKFSRIASLKSHTMLHEREENLICAECGDEFVLQSQLSLHSEDHRKELSGINVYTCKNCGKELKTSAHLKEHMKCHIKMRPLSSSSRNYKKNIDRSGFTNSCHHCGKAFKKPSQLVRHIRIHTGERPFKCTHCSKAFNQKVVLQTHMVRHTGEKPHLCIFCPASFSQKGNLHSHVQRVHSEVKGVPLFPCMDCSCVFKKLGSLNAHIGKMHISVMDVPSSTLETDTAGPSGSDGGEAVTDVIQQLLELSEQVNGETAQPQAPEPAVAMESAINQDILQQALENSGLSVAPTQNVDANAREPPNQTSEGTNVDLKKTPLIDKPVRERKRSIFKKPIQMPGSIREENGIRWHGCPYCSKEFKKPSDLVRHIRIHTHEKPFKCKQCFRAFAVKSTLTAHMKTHTGIKAFECQYCQKCFSTSGSMKVHVRLHTGVRPFSCPHCDKIFRTSGHRKTHIASHFKSLQQKKHRFPRKTNKAKVSKSNLPLPDIPLQEPILITDFGLIPSQNPRLAFQQYLEVEGSDRPYKCQFCNKAYKKSSHLKQHVRSHTGERPYKCVQCSRGFASSGVLKAHIRTHLGLKAYKCVMCDTTFTTSGSLRRHMTTHSDLRPYMCPYCQKTFKSSPNCRKHMKTHRYELAQQLQPNSADDPLEAGTVPHDMQVEMEGNSLQQPPATSSEQENMLALGQAEAVNGGQPVTLEAQLRDQALVQSEDSYVTTQHTLPQNITQFETRTLPQTTFDQQALTQGFTMTESSYNQSQFSTVQQLQDSSTLESQALSSSFPPPSLLHVPNAEVTNGLLQQNSQEDLHLDTEPHDYQEDSEDNSKRSYRCSWCNKGFKKSSHLKQHLRSHTGEKPFRCHLCGRAFVSGGVLKSHLNTHTGVKPFKCNVCDASFTTNGSLNRHMIIHVKSFKCNTCDESFRTSLLCKKHIEKEHAIVSRVIGFESQDVEEDEDEEEGDQKTSKRRGMEIITFTEEQAAELAKDPGEEASVSERILSQSAAERDRISEIKDKAVVSETEPKFANCCTFCPKSFKKPSDLVRHIRIHTGERPYKCDECGKSFTVKSTLDCHVKTHTGQKLVNCHMCNTSFSTKGSLKVHMRLHTGSKPFKCPFCDLRFRTSGHRKTHIQCHFRTNGESRKSKRPSSSSAQNSHSEDAGNTGASVQAQHTTVSEALQTVGLLQNPNSDNIYLPANQVLTGQFDQNLLQSGLVGQAILPASMSGDVNVSLSDGLTTFEGIHLQLTPTNLVCPNVQISGIDASNLNNITLQIDHALLQQTLQQGGLLSQPLSVDTGLVLHSGSQLMSTNDPSVSANVVLHPLTSLGLQPSTITPAQVTMAGLSEQDTAGSQDLSHVMSSTGLVSAGTGSQEITLTINDSSLTHALAQVQATASGSNTSSGNPQEITLTISGQDLLPQHSNNAEMNSGLRLASPLTGQPTNATLTITNDHLLPQNPTDTGMAVTSLPSNTSLSHIASSQSLVLSPGGVASDGSVTLTLADDQGMLDGVTVNLNTQGQTFPAVLNDSNLQPGQPSIAGHPVILVSHHSQSVMGTSDNGYNIGNDSRKGRKGLPSDADNQYKCFYCNFVCPNANSLRRHCRQAHGKDRCHVCTICNKAFKRAMHLKEHERVHQPGPSPSSLKPRDFSCSSCGKAFPKRSQLERHNRTHTGERPFKCLQCDKAFNQKSSLQVHMVKHTGKKPFKCEICSIRFTQKSNMRHHMKRAHGYGQIQDVTLRQEEPTTQVTVTSELDLEVVPESSGDWQNDFP, from the exons ATGCCGCGGGGCCGGCCTCGCAAACTGAGAGTTAAAAGCAACGACGGAACAG ATGCTAATGAAAATAAGGCAGAAGGTTTCAATGATGGTGAATTCAAGGATAAGAAGTGCACAATATGTTCACAAATATTTACCACAGAGAGCCAGCTGCAGAGGCATCTTCGTGAGCATGAGGTCAATGACAAG CCTCATCGATGTGACCAGTGTCCACAGACATTTAATGTGGAGTTCAACCTCACACTCCACAagtccacacacacaacctcTAACTTCACCTGTCCTGTATGCAATAAAAAGTTCTCCCGCATTGCCAGTCTCAAATCCCATACTATGCTCCACGAGAGAGAAGAG AACCTGATCTGTGCAGAATGTGGGGATGAGTTTGTTCTTCAGAGTCAACTCTCTCTTCACTCAGAGGACCATCGCAAGGAGTTGTCCGGCATTAATGTCTATACCTGCAAGAACTGCGGGAAAGAGCTCAAGACATCTGCACACCTTAAGGAGCACATGAAGTGTCACATTAAAATGAG GCCGCTGTCATCTAGCTCcagaaattacaaaaaaaacattgatcgCAGTGGGTTCACCAACAGTTGCCATCACTGTGGAAAGGCATTCAAAAAGCCCAGCCAGCTTGTCAGACACATACGCATACACACAG GTGAAAGGCCCTTCAAGTGCACACATTGCAGCAAGGCTTTCAACCAGAAGGTGGTACTGCAAACTCACATGGTGAGACATACTGGGGAAAAGCCTCATCTCTGTATTTTCTGCCCAGCATCTTTCTCTCAAAAGGGGAACCTACATTCCCATGTACAGAGGGTTCATTCAGAG GTGAAAGGTGTGCCATTGTTTCCCTGTATGGACTGCAGCTGTGTTTTTAAGAAGCTGGGCAGTTTGAATGCACACATCGGCAAAATGCACATTTCTGTCATGGATGTACCTTCCAGCACTTTG GAGACAGACACTGCGGGTCCTTCAGGGTCGGATGGCGGAGAGGCAGTAACAGATGTCATCCAGCAGCTACTAGAACTCTCTGAGCAAGTCAATGGAGAGACAGCCCAGCCCCAAGCCCCAGAGCCagctgttgccatggaaagCGCCATTAACCAAGACATCCTACAG CAAGCTCTAGAAAACAGCGGGCTCAGTGTAGCCCCAACTCAGAATGTTGATGCCAATGCCAGGGAGCCTCCAAACCAGACATCGGAGGGCACTAATgtggatttgaaaaaaacaccGCTGATAGACAAACCTGtgcgagaaagaaaaagaagcatttTCAAGAAACCTATCCAAATGCCAG GCTCCATCAGGGAGGAAAATGGCATCCGCTGGCATGGATGCCCTTACTGCTCCAAGGAATTTAAGAAGCCCAGCGACCTTGTCCGCCACATCCGCATTCATACTCACGAGAAACCTTTCAAGTGCAAGCAGTGCTTCCGAGCATTTGCTGTCAAGAGTACACTCACAGCCCATATGAAAACTCACACAGGCATCAAGGCGTTTGAGTGTCAGTACTGCCAGAAGTGCTTCTCCACTTCTGGCAGCATGAAGGTACACGTGCGACTGCATACCG gtgTTCGGCCTTTCTCCTGCCCTCACTGTGACAAGATCTTTCGTACATCAGGACACAGGAAAACACATATAGCATCTCATTTCAAAAGCTTACAGCAGAAGAAACACAGGTTTCCACGAAAAACTAACAAAGCCAAGGTGTCTAAGAGTAATTTACCGTTACCTGACATCCCACTGCAGGAGCCCATTCTCATTACGGACTTTG GCCTCATCCCATCTCAGAATCCTCGCCTGGCATTCCAACAGTACCTGGAGGTGGAAGGCAGCGATCGTCCATACAAGTGCCAGTTCTGCAATAAGGCCTATAAGAAATCAAGTCATCTGAAACAGCACGTTAG GTCTCACACAGGTGAAAGGCCATACAAGTGTGTGCAGTGTAGTCGGGGTTTCGCCTCCTCGGGGGTCCTCAAGGCTCACATTAGGACCCACTTAGGACTGAAGGCATACAAGTGTGTCATGTGTGACACAACGTTCACCACTAGTGGTAGCCTACGACGTCACATGACGACCCATAGTGACCTACGACCTTACATGTGCCCCTACTGCCAGAAGACCTTCAAGTCATCTCCAAACTGTCGGAAACACATGAAGACACACAg ATATGAGCTGGCTCAACAATTGCAGCCGAACTCAGCTGATGACCCGCTAGAAGCTGGCACGGTGCCCCACGATATGCAGGTGGAAATGGAGGGAAATTCCCTTCAGCAACCACCCGCCACTTCGAGTGAGCAAGAAAATATGCTGGCACTTGGTCAAGCAGAGGCTGTCAATGGAGGCCAGCCAGTGACATTAGAAGCACAACTGAGAGACCAAGCACTGGTGCAAAGCGAAG ACTCCTATGTGACTACCCAACATACTTTACCACAGAACATCACCCAATTCGAGACGCGAACACTCCCTCAGACCACGTTTGACCAGCAAGCTTTAACGCAAG GCTTTACCATGACAGAATCAAGTTACAATCAAAGCCAGTTCTCTACTGTCCAGCAGCTACAGGACTCCAGTACTCTGGAGTCTCAGGCCCTGTCATCCAGCTTTCCTCCTCCGAGTTTACTTCATGTTCCAAATGCTGAAGTG ACAAATGGGCTTCTCCAGCAGAACAGCCAGGAAGACCTACACCTGGATACTGAGCCACACGACTACCAGGAGGACAGTGAAGACAACAGCAAAAGATCGTACAG GTGCAGTTGGTGTAATAAAGGCTTCAAAAAGTCAAGTCATCTGAAACAGCATTTGCGCTCCCACACTGGAGAAAAGCCTTTCAGATGTCACCTCTGTGGAAGAGCTTTTGTATCCGGCGGGGTGCTTAAATCCCatctgaacacacacacag GAGTGAAACCCTTCAAGTGTAATGTTTGTGATGCCTCCTTCACGACTAATGGCAGTCTGAACCGCCACATGATTATCCATGTTAAGTCATTCAAATGCAACACATGTGATGAGAGCTTCAGGACAAGCCTGCTTTGTAAGAAGCATATAGAAAAGGAGCATGCGATTGTGAGTCGAG TTATTGGTTTCGAAAGTCAAGATGTtgaagaggatgaagatgaagaagaagggGATCAAAAAACATCTAAGAGACGGGGAATGGAAATCATCACTTTCACAGAGGAGCAAGCGGCAGAACTGGCCAAGGACCCTGGTGAGGAGGCATCTGTGTCAGAGAGAATCCTTTCCCAGTCTGCTGCCGAGAGGGATCGTATCAGTGAGATCAAGGACAAGGCGGTGGTGTCGGAGACAGAACCCAAGTTTGCAAATTGTTGCACGTTTTGCCCCAAAAGCTTCAAGAAACCCAGTGACCTCGTCAG GCACATTCGAATCCACACAGGAGAAAGACCATACAAATGTGATGAATGTGGGAAGAGTTTTACGGTGAAATCTACTCTGGATTGCCATGTGAAGACACACACAG GTCAGAAACTGGTCAACTGCCACATGTGCAACACATCCTTCTCTACAAAGGGGAGCTTAAAGGTGCACATGCGGCTCCACACTGGCTCCAAGCCTTTCAAATGCCCCTTTTGTGACCTTCGCTTTCGAACTTCTGGGCATCGCAAAACCCACATCCAGTGCCACTTCCGAACTAATGGAGAGAGCCGCAAGTCCAAACGGCCTTCCTCGTCTTCTGCTCAGAACAGTCATAGTGAAGACGCAGGGAATACCGGGGCCTCAGTACAAGCCCAGCATACAACAGTATCAGAGGCACTTCAGACTGTTGGCCTGCTACAAAACCCCAACTCTGACAACATCTACCTCCCAGCAAACCAAGTGCTGACTGGGCAGTTTGACCAGAATCTTTTACAGTCGGGCCTGGTGGGACAGGCAATACTGCCAGCCTCAATGTCAG GAGATGTGAATGTGTCTCTATCAGATGGGCTGACCACATTTGAAGGGATTCACCTCCAGTTGACTCCCACCAACTTGGTGTGCCCTAATGTTCAGATCTCTGGCATCGACGCGAGCAACTTAAACAACATCACTCTTCAG ATCGACCATGCCCTTCTCCAACAGACTCTACAGCAGGGCGGCCTTCTCTCACAGCCTCTGAGTGTGGACACTGGGCTTGTCCTCCACTCTGGCAGTCAGCTCATGTCTACTAATGACCCATCTGTGTCAGCGAATGTTGTCCTCCACCCCCTGACCAGCCTGGGCTTGCAGCCCTCCACCATCACACCTGCCCAAGTCACAATGGCTGGGCTCTCGGAGCAGGACACTGCGG GCTCTCAGGACCTGAGCCATGTTATGAGCAGCACTGGGTTGGTGAGTGCAGGCACGGGCAGTCAAGAGATTACACTCACTATCAACGATTCCAGCCTCACACATGCTCTAGCACAAGTACAGGCAACAGCTTCTGGTTCCAACACCTCATCGGGAAACCCTCAAGAGATCACTCTCACCATATCAG GTCAAGATCTACTCCCCCAGCACAGCAACAATGCAGAGATGAACAGTGGCCTCAGACTGGCATCACCACTCACAGGCCAGCCCACCAATGCCACCCTGACCATCACCAACGACCATCTTCTACCTCAAAATCCCACCGACACTGGAATGGCTG TCACCAGTCTTCCATCAAACACCTCTCTATCACACATCGCTTCATCTCAAAGCCTAGTATTGTCACCAGGAGGTGTGGCCAGTGATGGTAGCGTTACACTAACCCTAGCAGATGACCAGGGTATGCTGGATGGCGTCACTGTAAACCTCAATACACag GGTCAGACATTCCCTGCAGTGTTGAATGACTCGAATCTACAACCTGGGCAACCATCCATTGCAGGCCATCCAGTCATACTAGTCAGCCATCATTCCCAATCTGTGATGGGAACATCTGACAATGGATATAAC ATTGGAAATGATAGCCGTAAGGGTAGGAAGGGACTCCCCTCAGATGCTGATAATCAGtataaatgtttctactgtaATTTTGTATGCCCAAATGCCAACTCATTACGCCGACACTGTAGACAAGCTCATGGTAAAGACCGATGCCATGTCTGCACTATCTGCAACAAAGCCTTTAAGCGAGCGATGCATCTTAAG GAGCATGAACGAGTGCACCAGCCAGGCCCATCGCCCAGCTCCCTCAAACCTAGAGACTTTAGCTGCTCCTCGTGCGGGAAGGCCTTCCCTAAGCGCAGTCAGCTGGAGAGACAcaaccgcacacacacag GTGAGCGTCCCTTCAAGTGTCTTCAGTGTGATAAAGCCTTTAACCAAAAGAGTTCTTTACAAGTGCATATGGTCAAACACACGGGAAAAAAGCCCTTCAAGTGTGAGATATGCAGTATTCGATTCACTCAGAAGAGCAACATGAGACATCACATGAAGAGAGCCCACGGCTACG GTCAAATTCAGGATGTGACCCTGCGCCAAGAAGAACCCACTACTCAAGTCACTGTAACTTCTGAACTTGATCTGGAAGTGGTTCCTGAGTCATCTGGAGATTGGCAAAATGATTTCCCATGA
- the LOC119135906 gene encoding zinc finger protein 236-like isoform X2, with product MLAVPIKPHRCDQCPQTFNVEFNLTLHKSTHTTSNFTCPVCNKKFSRIASLKSHTMLHEREENLICAECGDEFVLQSQLSLHSEDHRKELSGINVYTCKNCGKELKTSAHLKEHMKCHIKMRPLSSSSRNYKKNIDRSGFTNSCHHCGKAFKKPSQLVRHIRIHTGERPFKCTHCSKAFNQKVVLQTHMVRHTGEKPHLCIFCPASFSQKGNLHSHVQRVHSEVKGVPLFPCMDCSCVFKKLGSLNAHIGKMHISVMDVPSSTLETDTAGPSGSDGGEAVTDVIQQLLELSEQVNGETAQPQAPEPAVAMESAINQDILQQALENSGLSVAPTQNVDANAREPPNQTSEGTNVDLKKTPLIDKPVRERKRSIFKKPIQMPGSIREENGIRWHGCPYCSKEFKKPSDLVRHIRIHTHEKPFKCKQCFRAFAVKSTLTAHMKTHTGIKAFECQYCQKCFSTSGSMKVHVRLHTGVRPFSCPHCDKIFRTSGHRKTHIASHFKSLQQKKHRFPRKTNKAKVSKSNLPLPDIPLQEPILITDFGLIPSQNPRLAFQQYLEVEGSDRPYKCQFCNKAYKKSSHLKQHVRSHTGERPYKCVQCSRGFASSGVLKAHIRTHLGLKAYKCVMCDTTFTTSGSLRRHMTTHSDLRPYMCPYCQKTFKSSPNCRKHMKTHRYELAQQLQPNSADDPLEAGTVPHDMQVEMEGNSLQQPPATSSEQENMLALGQAEAVNGGQPVTLEAQLRDQALVQSEDSYVTTQHTLPQNITQFETRTLPQTTFDQQALTQGFTMTESSYNQSQFSTVQQLQDSSTLESQALSSSFPPPSLLHVPNAEVTNGLLQQNSQEDLHLDTEPHDYQEDSEDNSKRSYRCSWCNKGFKKSSHLKQHLRSHTGEKPFRCHLCGRAFVSGGVLKSHLNTHTGVKPFKCNVCDASFTTNGSLNRHMIIHVKSFKCNTCDESFRTSLLCKKHIEKEHAIVSRVIGFESQDVEEDEDEEEGDQKTSKRRGMEIITFTEEQAAELAKDPGEEASVSERILSQSAAERDRISEIKDKAVVSETEPKFANCCTFCPKSFKKPSDLVRHIRIHTGERPYKCDECGKSFTVKSTLDCHVKTHTGQKLVNCHMCNTSFSTKGSLKVHMRLHTGSKPFKCPFCDLRFRTSGHRKTHIQCHFRTNGESRKSKRPSSSSAQNSHSEDAGNTGASVQAQHTTVSEALQTVGLLQNPNSDNIYLPANQVLTGQFDQNLLQSGLVGQAILPASMSGDVNVSLSDGLTTFEGIHLQLTPTNLVCPNVQISGIDASNLNNITLQIDHALLQQTLQQGGLLSQPLSVDTGLVLHSGSQLMSTNDPSVSANVVLHPLTSLGLQPSTITPAQVTMAGLSEQDTAGSQDLSHVMSSTGLVSAGTGSQEITLTINDSSLTHALAQVQATASGSNTSSGNPQEITLTISGQDLLPQHSNNAEMNSGLRLASPLTGQPTNATLTITNDHLLPQNPTDTGMAVTSLPSNTSLSHIASSQSLVLSPGGVASDGSVTLTLADDQGMLDGVTVNLNTQGQTFPAVLNDSNLQPGQPSIAGHPVILVSHHSQSVMGTSDNGYNIGNDSRKGRKGLPSDADNQYKCFYCNFVCPNANSLRRHCRQAHGKDRCHVCTICNKAFKRAMHLKEHERVHQPGPSPSSLKPRDFSCSSCGKAFPKRSQLERHNRTHTGERPFKCLQCDKAFNQKSSLQVHMVKHTGKKPFKCEICSIRFTQKSNMRHHMKRAHGYGQIQDVTLRQEEPTTQVTVTSELDLEVVPESSGDWQNDFP from the exons ATGCTTGCCGTCCCCATCAAG CCTCATCGATGTGACCAGTGTCCACAGACATTTAATGTGGAGTTCAACCTCACACTCCACAagtccacacacacaacctcTAACTTCACCTGTCCTGTATGCAATAAAAAGTTCTCCCGCATTGCCAGTCTCAAATCCCATACTATGCTCCACGAGAGAGAAGAG AACCTGATCTGTGCAGAATGTGGGGATGAGTTTGTTCTTCAGAGTCAACTCTCTCTTCACTCAGAGGACCATCGCAAGGAGTTGTCCGGCATTAATGTCTATACCTGCAAGAACTGCGGGAAAGAGCTCAAGACATCTGCACACCTTAAGGAGCACATGAAGTGTCACATTAAAATGAG GCCGCTGTCATCTAGCTCcagaaattacaaaaaaaacattgatcgCAGTGGGTTCACCAACAGTTGCCATCACTGTGGAAAGGCATTCAAAAAGCCCAGCCAGCTTGTCAGACACATACGCATACACACAG GTGAAAGGCCCTTCAAGTGCACACATTGCAGCAAGGCTTTCAACCAGAAGGTGGTACTGCAAACTCACATGGTGAGACATACTGGGGAAAAGCCTCATCTCTGTATTTTCTGCCCAGCATCTTTCTCTCAAAAGGGGAACCTACATTCCCATGTACAGAGGGTTCATTCAGAG GTGAAAGGTGTGCCATTGTTTCCCTGTATGGACTGCAGCTGTGTTTTTAAGAAGCTGGGCAGTTTGAATGCACACATCGGCAAAATGCACATTTCTGTCATGGATGTACCTTCCAGCACTTTG GAGACAGACACTGCGGGTCCTTCAGGGTCGGATGGCGGAGAGGCAGTAACAGATGTCATCCAGCAGCTACTAGAACTCTCTGAGCAAGTCAATGGAGAGACAGCCCAGCCCCAAGCCCCAGAGCCagctgttgccatggaaagCGCCATTAACCAAGACATCCTACAG CAAGCTCTAGAAAACAGCGGGCTCAGTGTAGCCCCAACTCAGAATGTTGATGCCAATGCCAGGGAGCCTCCAAACCAGACATCGGAGGGCACTAATgtggatttgaaaaaaacaccGCTGATAGACAAACCTGtgcgagaaagaaaaagaagcatttTCAAGAAACCTATCCAAATGCCAG GCTCCATCAGGGAGGAAAATGGCATCCGCTGGCATGGATGCCCTTACTGCTCCAAGGAATTTAAGAAGCCCAGCGACCTTGTCCGCCACATCCGCATTCATACTCACGAGAAACCTTTCAAGTGCAAGCAGTGCTTCCGAGCATTTGCTGTCAAGAGTACACTCACAGCCCATATGAAAACTCACACAGGCATCAAGGCGTTTGAGTGTCAGTACTGCCAGAAGTGCTTCTCCACTTCTGGCAGCATGAAGGTACACGTGCGACTGCATACCG gtgTTCGGCCTTTCTCCTGCCCTCACTGTGACAAGATCTTTCGTACATCAGGACACAGGAAAACACATATAGCATCTCATTTCAAAAGCTTACAGCAGAAGAAACACAGGTTTCCACGAAAAACTAACAAAGCCAAGGTGTCTAAGAGTAATTTACCGTTACCTGACATCCCACTGCAGGAGCCCATTCTCATTACGGACTTTG GCCTCATCCCATCTCAGAATCCTCGCCTGGCATTCCAACAGTACCTGGAGGTGGAAGGCAGCGATCGTCCATACAAGTGCCAGTTCTGCAATAAGGCCTATAAGAAATCAAGTCATCTGAAACAGCACGTTAG GTCTCACACAGGTGAAAGGCCATACAAGTGTGTGCAGTGTAGTCGGGGTTTCGCCTCCTCGGGGGTCCTCAAGGCTCACATTAGGACCCACTTAGGACTGAAGGCATACAAGTGTGTCATGTGTGACACAACGTTCACCACTAGTGGTAGCCTACGACGTCACATGACGACCCATAGTGACCTACGACCTTACATGTGCCCCTACTGCCAGAAGACCTTCAAGTCATCTCCAAACTGTCGGAAACACATGAAGACACACAg ATATGAGCTGGCTCAACAATTGCAGCCGAACTCAGCTGATGACCCGCTAGAAGCTGGCACGGTGCCCCACGATATGCAGGTGGAAATGGAGGGAAATTCCCTTCAGCAACCACCCGCCACTTCGAGTGAGCAAGAAAATATGCTGGCACTTGGTCAAGCAGAGGCTGTCAATGGAGGCCAGCCAGTGACATTAGAAGCACAACTGAGAGACCAAGCACTGGTGCAAAGCGAAG ACTCCTATGTGACTACCCAACATACTTTACCACAGAACATCACCCAATTCGAGACGCGAACACTCCCTCAGACCACGTTTGACCAGCAAGCTTTAACGCAAG GCTTTACCATGACAGAATCAAGTTACAATCAAAGCCAGTTCTCTACTGTCCAGCAGCTACAGGACTCCAGTACTCTGGAGTCTCAGGCCCTGTCATCCAGCTTTCCTCCTCCGAGTTTACTTCATGTTCCAAATGCTGAAGTG ACAAATGGGCTTCTCCAGCAGAACAGCCAGGAAGACCTACACCTGGATACTGAGCCACACGACTACCAGGAGGACAGTGAAGACAACAGCAAAAGATCGTACAG GTGCAGTTGGTGTAATAAAGGCTTCAAAAAGTCAAGTCATCTGAAACAGCATTTGCGCTCCCACACTGGAGAAAAGCCTTTCAGATGTCACCTCTGTGGAAGAGCTTTTGTATCCGGCGGGGTGCTTAAATCCCatctgaacacacacacag GAGTGAAACCCTTCAAGTGTAATGTTTGTGATGCCTCCTTCACGACTAATGGCAGTCTGAACCGCCACATGATTATCCATGTTAAGTCATTCAAATGCAACACATGTGATGAGAGCTTCAGGACAAGCCTGCTTTGTAAGAAGCATATAGAAAAGGAGCATGCGATTGTGAGTCGAG TTATTGGTTTCGAAAGTCAAGATGTtgaagaggatgaagatgaagaagaagggGATCAAAAAACATCTAAGAGACGGGGAATGGAAATCATCACTTTCACAGAGGAGCAAGCGGCAGAACTGGCCAAGGACCCTGGTGAGGAGGCATCTGTGTCAGAGAGAATCCTTTCCCAGTCTGCTGCCGAGAGGGATCGTATCAGTGAGATCAAGGACAAGGCGGTGGTGTCGGAGACAGAACCCAAGTTTGCAAATTGTTGCACGTTTTGCCCCAAAAGCTTCAAGAAACCCAGTGACCTCGTCAG GCACATTCGAATCCACACAGGAGAAAGACCATACAAATGTGATGAATGTGGGAAGAGTTTTACGGTGAAATCTACTCTGGATTGCCATGTGAAGACACACACAG GTCAGAAACTGGTCAACTGCCACATGTGCAACACATCCTTCTCTACAAAGGGGAGCTTAAAGGTGCACATGCGGCTCCACACTGGCTCCAAGCCTTTCAAATGCCCCTTTTGTGACCTTCGCTTTCGAACTTCTGGGCATCGCAAAACCCACATCCAGTGCCACTTCCGAACTAATGGAGAGAGCCGCAAGTCCAAACGGCCTTCCTCGTCTTCTGCTCAGAACAGTCATAGTGAAGACGCAGGGAATACCGGGGCCTCAGTACAAGCCCAGCATACAACAGTATCAGAGGCACTTCAGACTGTTGGCCTGCTACAAAACCCCAACTCTGACAACATCTACCTCCCAGCAAACCAAGTGCTGACTGGGCAGTTTGACCAGAATCTTTTACAGTCGGGCCTGGTGGGACAGGCAATACTGCCAGCCTCAATGTCAG GAGATGTGAATGTGTCTCTATCAGATGGGCTGACCACATTTGAAGGGATTCACCTCCAGTTGACTCCCACCAACTTGGTGTGCCCTAATGTTCAGATCTCTGGCATCGACGCGAGCAACTTAAACAACATCACTCTTCAG ATCGACCATGCCCTTCTCCAACAGACTCTACAGCAGGGCGGCCTTCTCTCACAGCCTCTGAGTGTGGACACTGGGCTTGTCCTCCACTCTGGCAGTCAGCTCATGTCTACTAATGACCCATCTGTGTCAGCGAATGTTGTCCTCCACCCCCTGACCAGCCTGGGCTTGCAGCCCTCCACCATCACACCTGCCCAAGTCACAATGGCTGGGCTCTCGGAGCAGGACACTGCGG GCTCTCAGGACCTGAGCCATGTTATGAGCAGCACTGGGTTGGTGAGTGCAGGCACGGGCAGTCAAGAGATTACACTCACTATCAACGATTCCAGCCTCACACATGCTCTAGCACAAGTACAGGCAACAGCTTCTGGTTCCAACACCTCATCGGGAAACCCTCAAGAGATCACTCTCACCATATCAG GTCAAGATCTACTCCCCCAGCACAGCAACAATGCAGAGATGAACAGTGGCCTCAGACTGGCATCACCACTCACAGGCCAGCCCACCAATGCCACCCTGACCATCACCAACGACCATCTTCTACCTCAAAATCCCACCGACACTGGAATGGCTG TCACCAGTCTTCCATCAAACACCTCTCTATCACACATCGCTTCATCTCAAAGCCTAGTATTGTCACCAGGAGGTGTGGCCAGTGATGGTAGCGTTACACTAACCCTAGCAGATGACCAGGGTATGCTGGATGGCGTCACTGTAAACCTCAATACACag GGTCAGACATTCCCTGCAGTGTTGAATGACTCGAATCTACAACCTGGGCAACCATCCATTGCAGGCCATCCAGTCATACTAGTCAGCCATCATTCCCAATCTGTGATGGGAACATCTGACAATGGATATAAC ATTGGAAATGATAGCCGTAAGGGTAGGAAGGGACTCCCCTCAGATGCTGATAATCAGtataaatgtttctactgtaATTTTGTATGCCCAAATGCCAACTCATTACGCCGACACTGTAGACAAGCTCATGGTAAAGACCGATGCCATGTCTGCACTATCTGCAACAAAGCCTTTAAGCGAGCGATGCATCTTAAG GAGCATGAACGAGTGCACCAGCCAGGCCCATCGCCCAGCTCCCTCAAACCTAGAGACTTTAGCTGCTCCTCGTGCGGGAAGGCCTTCCCTAAGCGCAGTCAGCTGGAGAGACAcaaccgcacacacacag GTGAGCGTCCCTTCAAGTGTCTTCAGTGTGATAAAGCCTTTAACCAAAAGAGTTCTTTACAAGTGCATATGGTCAAACACACGGGAAAAAAGCCCTTCAAGTGTGAGATATGCAGTATTCGATTCACTCAGAAGAGCAACATGAGACATCACATGAAGAGAGCCCACGGCTACG GTCAAATTCAGGATGTGACCCTGCGCCAAGAAGAACCCACTACTCAAGTCACTGTAACTTCTGAACTTGATCTGGAAGTGGTTCCTGAGTCATCTGGAGATTGGCAAAATGATTTCCCATGA